The Erigeron canadensis isolate Cc75 chromosome 4, C_canadensis_v1, whole genome shotgun sequence genome window below encodes:
- the LOC122595638 gene encoding mediator of RNA polymerase II transcription subunit 33A yields MALSLGTLSLWDSVLELTKKSQDKNSDPLLWAIHLSSQLNSAGVSLPSPQLANLLVSHICWDNNNPISWKFLEKALIFNIVPPLLVLALLSNRVIPMRHTQQAAFRLYMELVKRHAFKLKSQVEFQNYELIMDSIDNVLHLSQIFGIKVNDPGTLLLEFIFSIVWQLVEAALGDEGLLELTEERNIKWNNVPQDMEIDNYSGKMNEYHETLQSKNTVMAVELIGIFLQNKVTSRILLLARRNMPTHWRNFIQDIEVLMVNSSALRKSKVVTPEILLQLISDDRKIISEEKKATYVQEVHTIMSSSASISHKVGGSSLWIPLDLVLEDAMDDTPVDTTSAIEIVTRFVRALQALNGATWHETFLGLWMAALRLVQRERDPIEGPMPRLDTRLCMLLSVTTLVVSDLVEEEESTSQNNINYQTTESSKEKRRMELVSSLQSLGDYQSLLTPPQSVIPAANQAAAKAMILISGINVGSSAHFDLSSMKDMAINFSGNLHHLIVEACIARNLLDTSAYYWPGYVTGRINQIPHGVPAQVPGWSTLMKGAPMSPVMMNALVSEPASSLAELEKVFEIAVKGSDDEKIAAATILCGASLIRGWNVQEHSCYFITRLLSPAPPENYSGNDSHLIAYAPMLNVLLVGIAPIDCVQIFSLHGLVPQLAGSLMPICEVFGSCVPNISWTLTTGEEISAYAVFSNAFALLLKLWRFNHPPLEYGVGDVPPVGSQLTPEYLLLMRNSLLISNSIYEDRNRKRLSEVTKTSCPNPIFVDSFPKMKAWYRQHQACLASTLSGLVHSPVHQIVDSLLNMMFKKIIRNQPLNSVSGSSTSSGPGSEDTTLRPKLPAWDVLEAVPFVVDAALTACAHGRLSPRELCTGLKDLADFLPASLAIIVSYFSAEVSRGVWKPVFMNGTDWPSPAANLSNVEEHIKNILADTNVNVPRLFAGINSPFTLPLPLAAFVSLTITYKLDKASQRFLNLAGPALESLAAGCPWPCMPIVAALWTQKAKRWSDFLVFSSSRTVFLHDNDAVAQLIKSCFTATLGLNNSVVSSHGGVGALLGHGFGPNLYGEMSPVAPGFLYLRVYRSIRDIMFLREDIISLLMQCVKDIASNGIRTTKAKPEPRYGQVSLATSLTKVKLAAHLGASILWISGGHGLVQSLINETLPSWFISTHKSDQEERGGAVSMLSGYALGYFTVLCGAFAWGVDSSLSVSKWRPRFLGSHMEFLASALNGKITLGCDPITWHSYVTGFVNLMVGCMPNWVVEVDIEILKRLSKGLRQWNEEELALKLLESGGIGSMGAAAELISQTNS; encoded by the exons ATGGCTTTGTCCTTAGGGACCTTAAGTCTATGGGACAGTGTCCTGGAATTAACAAAGAAGTCACAAGATAAAAACAGTGATCCATTATTATGGGCTATTCATCTTTCTTCACAGCTAAACTCAGCTGGTGTATCTCTTCCTTCACCTCAGTTAGCAAATCTTTTGGTTTCTCACATTTGTTGGGACAACAATAATCCTATTTCATGGAAGTTTCTTGAAAAAGCATTGATCTTTAACATAGTTCCTCCTTTGCTTGTTCTTGCCCTTCTATCTAACAG GGTTATTCCAATGCGGCATACCCAACAAGCAGCATTTCGGCTATATATGGAACTTGTTAAAAGACATGCTTTCAAACTCAAATCACAAGTAGAATTTCAAAATTATGAATT GATCATGGATTCAATAGACAATGTTCTCCATCTTTCTCAAATATTTGGCATCAAAGTCAATGATCCTGGCACTTTATTACTCGAGTTCATCTTTTCGATTGTTTGGCAGTTAGTAGAGGCGGCATTAGGAGATGAGGGGCTTCTAGAACTTACAGAAGAAAGAAACATTAAATGGAATAATGTACCTCAAGATATGGAGATAGACAATTACAGTGGAAAGATGAACGAATACCATGAGACATTGCAAAGTAAAAATACCGTGATGGCTGTAGAGTTGATTGGCATTTTCCTGCAAAACAAAGTAACTTCCAGAATTCTTCTTTTGGCTCGCCGAAACAT GCCTACACATTGGAGAAATTTCATTCAAGACATTGAGGTTCTTATGGTCAACTCTTCAGCACTGAGAAAGTCAAAGGTGGTGACACCAGAAATTCTACTTCAGCTGATATCAGATGATCGTAAAATTATATCCGAGGAAAAGAAAGCAACTTACGTGCAAGAAGTCCACACAATAATGTCTTCATCTGCTAGCATATCTCATAAAGTTGGTGGTTCTTCTTTGTGGATTCCCCTTGATCTTGTGCTTGAAGATGCAATGGATGATACACCAGTTGATACAACAAGTGCCATTGAAATTGTCACAC GTTTTGTAAGAGCTCTTCAAGCTTTAAACGGCGCCACTTGGCATGAGacttttcttggtctttggaTGGCTGCTCTTCGTCTCGTTCAAAGG GAAAGAGATCCAATTGAGGGTCCTATGCCTCGCCTAGATACTCGATTATGCATGCTATTGTCTGTTACAACTCTTGTTGTTTCTGATCTAGTTGAAGAAGAGGAAAGCACTtcacaaaacaatataaattatCAAACAACAGAAAGTAGTAAAGAAAAACGACGTATGGAACTGGTTTCTAGCTTACAGAGTTTGGGTGATTACCAGAGCTTATTGACTCCACCGCAGTCAGTAATTCCTGCTGCTAATCAGGCTGCTGCAAAAGCAATGATATTAATTTCAGGCATTAATGTTGGTAGTAGTGCACATTTTGACCTCAGCAGCATGAAAGACATGGCAATCAACTTTT CTGGAAACTTGCATCATTTGATAGTTGAGGCTTGTATTGCCAGAAATTTGTTAGACACATCAGCATATTATTGGCCTGGTTATGTGACTGGTCGAATCAACCAAATACCTCATGGTGTACCTGCTCAAGTGCCTGGCTGGTCAACGTTAATGAAAGGAGCACCAATGAGTCCAGTTATGATGAATGCTCTAGTTTCTGAACCTGCTTCTAG CCTAGCAGAGCTTGAGAAGGTCTTTGAGATTGCAGTCAAAGGTTCAGATGATGAGAAAATAGCCGCTGCTACTATACTCTGTGGCGCCTCTTTGATTCGAGGTTGGAATGTCCAG GAACACAGTTGCTATTTCATTACAAGATTGTTATCACCTGCTCCACCAGAAAATTATTCTGGTAATGATAGCCATTTGATAGCTTATGCCCCTATGCTGAATGTGCTTCTAGTCGGTATAGCACCCATCGACTGTGTTCAGATCTTCTCTCTGCATGGACTC GTTCCACAGCTTGCTGGTTCTTTGATGCCAATCTGTGAAGTATTTGGATCATGTGTACCTAATATATCATGGACTCTCACAACGGGGGAAGAGATCTCTGCATATGCTGTGTTTTCAAATGCATTTGCTCTGCTTCTAAAGCTGTGGAGATTCAATCATCCTCCTCTTGAATACGGAGTTGGAGATGTTCCTCCGGTGGGATCACAACTCACTCCTGAATACCTATTATTAATGAGAAATTCCCTGTTGATTTCAAATAGCATATATGAAGATCGAAATAGAAAAAGACTCTCTGAAGTGACGAAAACATCATGTCCTAATCCCATATTCGTTGATTCATTCCCAAAAATGAAAGCATGGTATCGTCAACATCAAGCATGTTTAGCTTCTACCCTTTCTGGTCTTGTTCATTCCCCGGTCCATCAGATTGTTGATAGTCTTCTAAACATGATGTTTAAAAAGATCATCAGGAATCAGCCATTGAATTCTGTATCTGGAAGTAGTACTTCATCTGGGCCTGGAAGTGAAGATACAACTCTAAGACCTAAACTACCCGCTTGGGATGTTCTAGAAGCCGTTCCTTTTGTTGTTGATGCTGCTCTGACAGCATGTGCTCATGGCAGACTATCACCTCGTGAGCTGTGTACAG GACTTAAGGATTTGGCCGACTTTCTACCTGCTTCTTTGGCGATTATTGTGAGCTATTTCTCGGCAGAAGTGTCTCGTGGGGTATGGAAACCGGTGTTTATGAATGGAACAGATTGGCCAAGTCCAGCTGCAAATCTTTCCAATGTTGAAGAACATATCAAGAATATATTGGCTGACACTAATGTCAATGTTCCAAGACTTTTTGCAG GGATAAATTCTCCATTTACACTTCCATTGCCCCTGGCTGCCTTTGTGAGCCTCACCATAACCTACAAACTCGATAAAGCATCACAACGATTTCTCAATCTTGCTGGCCCGGCCTTGGAATCACTTGCAGCCGGTTGTCCATGGCCATGTATGCCGATAGTGGCAGCCTTATGGACCCAAAAGGCAAAAAGATGGAGCGACTTTCTGGTTTTCTCATCTTCACGTACGGTTTTCCTACATGACAATGATGCAGTGGCACAGCTTATCAAGAGCTGCTTCACCGCCACACTTGGGTTAAATAACTCTGTTGTCTCAAGCCATGGTGGTGTGGGAGCACTTCTCGGGCATGGTTTTGGGCCCAACCTTTATGGGGAGATGTCTCCTGTAGCACCCGGGTTTCTATATTTGCGGGTTTATAGATCCATTAGAGATATAATGTTCCTCAGAGAAGATATTATTTCGCTATTAATGCAATGTGTGAAAGATATAGCTTCAAATGGAATTAGAACTACTAAAGCAAAACCGGAACCAAGGTATGGACAAGTTTCACTGGCTACCAGTTTAACCAAAGTCAAACTAGCCGCCCATTTAGGTGCTTCGATCTTATGGATATCTGGAGGGCATGGTCTAGTTCAATCTTTAATAAACGAGACGTTACCTTCTTGGTTCATATCCACTCACAAGTCTGATCAAGAGGAACGAGGTGGTGCTGTTTCAATGCTATCAGGATATGCTCTGGGGTACTTTACTGTGCTTTGTGGAGCATTTGCATGGGGTGTTGACTCGTCCCTGTCAGTATCCAAGTGGCGGCCAAGATTTCTTGGGTCCCATATGGAGTTTCTAGCAAGTGCACTTAATGGGAAGATAACGCTCGGGTGTGATCCTATCACCTGGCATTCTTATGTGACGGGGTTCGTGAACTTGATGGTGGGTTGTATGCCTAATTGGGTGGTGGAAGTGGATATCGAGATTTTGAAAAGGTTGAGTAAAGGGTTGCGGCAATGGAATGAGGAAGAACTAGCCCTTAAACTATTAGAGTCAGGCGGTATTGGTTCAATGGGTGCAGCTGCTGAACTCATCAGTCAAACCAATTCCTGA